The genomic segment CGCACCAGCCTCACCCCTAAAAACTTCCACTACCCCAAAAAGACCTCAGAACGGGAGGTCAAGACCTCCAAGGCCGCCGACGCCAAGTGCAAGGAACTGTTCGTGAGCACCGGCCGCTACGGTACTTGAGTTGATACCTAGCTAGATTTAAAACAACTGTTCGATCGGAGGCGGTAGGAAGAGCCCAAGGACAAGTCCTCAGTCATCCAGGAAAAGGAGAAGGCCGCCAGCATGCAGAAACGGCAACCGCTCAGCCACAGCAAGTACACCGAGGAGGAAACCATCAACATCCACGAAAAGAATAGGGATGAGTGCAGCTTCAACGTACGCAACTACCTCACTGCCGACGAGTACAGCAAATTCGGAGAACGCTTCCCCGAGAATTTCAAGAGGATTGGACTACTGGGCCGAGGAGGTTTCAGCGTGGTGTGGCTGGGCGTCCACCGATCATCAAAGCGAAAAGTGGCAATAAAGCAAATCCTGACTAAAAACCCGCACGAACCCATCTGAAGGAGATCTGGTTCGGCTCCTACTTCTTCGAGAAGGGCGGCGAGGCCAGAGAGGAATTCGAAAACCACATCGGCATTAACAACATCTGCAGGCTGTACTCGCACGAGATCCGGACGGTCGACTCGTGGCTCTACTACGAGGTGTGCTAGTAGTCGCTGGGCAGTTGTCTCTTCGAGCTGAAGGGCGAGAACATCAACGGAGAGCGTTTCTACCGCGTACGGGATGGTGATGTAGATCGTGTACAAGGAGCTGATCCACCGGATGGTGGAGAACCAGAACGAGCTGAAGATCCTGATGATGGAGGTGTGCAAGGCGCTCTTCCTGATCAACAGCCACAACATCGTCCACTCCGACCTCAAGACCGAAAACATCCTCCTCCGCACCAAGCGGGAAGACGATACGCGCGACGTCAGCTTCATCAGAGGGGTCAAATTGATCGACTTCGGCAGCAGCTTCCTCTTCACCAACTTGAAACAGTTCTCCATGGCCACTCCAGAGTACATGCCTCCTGAAATTTTGAACTACATCCTCTTCCAGAACAAGCTGGACTACGACGAACAGATGCTCAAGAAGATGGAGAAGTACAAGAACCCCTGGATCATCGATATCTGGAGTCTCGGCTGCATCATCCTGGAGATCGTCACTGGGGTGCCGCTGTGGATGAGCATAGAGACCAAGATCGACGATAAACAGATGCCAAGAGTGACAGGACTATTCGCAGTAAAGAATAGAGTCTTCTCCAAGATCATCCAGAAGCAGATAGAAGTAGTCAACAACCTCGACTACCACCTCGACCACCATGTACAGCGCATGCCATTTAGAACTACTCGGGAATCCGCGTCAAGGAGGACATTCGGAGAGTGCTCAAGAGGATGCTGGACCTGAACCCATAGGATAGAATATCTCCGTTTGAGGTACTCACTCACTTCGGAGTCAACTGCTAACCGCTTAGGATTCCTTCTTATTGATTTTTGCAAGGGAGTGTCATCGCCAATCATACAGCTGCATATTAATCACATTAAAAAAGtcttattttacttcttctCCTTTGGGAAATGATGGTAAAGGGATTGAGTATTTGATTGCGAAAATATGGATAGATTATCAAAATGGACGATTGGCGTAGTAGGGAGAAGGCGTTGGAGGGTATGTTACTGGGTAAGGCGAGTATGGAGCAACTGGGTAGGGTCCACCGATGCAGGGGTCAGGATAGACTGGAAACTGATGCTGCACGTACAGTCCCATCCAAGTGGGGTGGCAGCAGGTGCAGCCAATACAGAGGAAGTTGCATCCCAGCCCTGACTGTTGGAAGCAGTAGCAGCAATTGGGGTCAAACTGCTCCATGAGGAATCCCTTGCAGCACCAAAACCCACAGCATCCCAGCAGCATCCCCACTCCGTTGCATCTGCCGATCCCGCACCAGCAAGACTAACAGGGATAGCACTCGCTCATCAATTAtaataaatgcaatatccagtATTTGCCAGCTTCAGACATAGTAacacaataaataaatagaagatCACTTGAAAAGAGAACCGTAGCTTTTGCGGAATGGAGCCATAATGGATTATATTATGGTTCCATTCGGATCGTCAAAATATTGCCACAACATTATGCCAGTATACCACTTGTTGTAGTTGTACTGGGCGAGGAAAGCTTGCCCCAGAGTGGCTGGGTCGATGTAGGATCGACTGTCAGATAGTATGCTTGCTGGCTTCCCCACCACAACTTTGTTGCTGGGGACGCCCTTCGCTATAATCTCGTTCACTGAAGTGCTCGTGTAGCTGCCGCCTGATGTGTTGAAGAGAGAACGTGAGGTATTGTAGGTGTTGTAGCTGCTCTGTCCGTAGAAGAGAACGTTGTAGAAAGAGATGGCACTGCCTGCCAGCTTGTGAACCTGGTTGTAGGCGCCCTTGGGGTAGGAAGAGCTAAAGAAGGACGCCAGTGGTGAATGGGTGATGAGCAATTTGGGAGCAAGGCTCTTGAGCGTGAGGGTGAAGTTGGCAAGCCAGCTCTCCCCCACTCCATTCATGAAGGAATATTGATCGTTCCAGTTGATGTCCACCCCGTCGAAGCCGTAGCTGACAGCGTAGGTGGCTAGCTTCTGCGCAGTAGTGACAGGATTTGCACCGACTGTTGCTGGCAGCTCCATCTTTCCGAACACACCTAGCATCAGCTTGATGCCCTTTGATGCATAAATCTGCTTGATGTTGGTCCTGATGGCAGAGTCAGTGGAGCCAAACTGGGAACGCCTCCCGAAATAGGCAGTGGGATTGTGCCAAAGTACGGCTGAGTCAGTCGGCCCATAGTAGCTGGTCCAGTAGCCAAGACAAATGTGATTGTAGATGTTGGTAGGAGCATAACCAGGTATGCCTAGTGATCTAGCCAATCCCTTTATAGTGCTCCAGTCAATAATCCTGCTGATGTAGCTGAATCTAATAGGAAAACTTCCGACTGACGAATTAGTGGTCCCATTGGTAGAGTTAGTTGTGGAATTAGTAGTGGTGTTTGTATTGGTGGTATTAGTTGTGTTGGTATTGGTGGTGTTGGTTGTATTGCTGTTGGTGGTATTTGTGTTTGTGGTGTTTGTTGTATTGGTGGTGGAGTTTGTGGTGGTATTGGTATTGGTTGTGTTTGTGCCGTTCTTGATGAGGTTAATGAGGGCGTCGATGGACCCCGCGACTATGGCTCCGTTGGGGTCCGAAGAATACTGCCAGAACATAACGCCCGCCTTCCATCCGTTGAACTTATAATTGGCCACGAACGCACTGCTCAGCTGGGAAGCAGTCATGTAGGAATTCTTCGCAGCGTCATTGATGCCGGCTGCCTTCCCCACCACTATCTTGTTGCTCGGCACTCCTCTAGCGATGATCTCGTTAACCGATGTTCCTGGCGCCCACCCTCCCGAGCTGTTGAAGAGGCCTGCGGATGAGTTGT from the Nymphaea colorata isolate Beijing-Zhang1983 unplaced genomic scaffold, ASM883128v2 scaffold0349, whole genome shotgun sequence genome contains:
- the LOC116244852 gene encoding uncharacterized protein LOC116244852, producing MQKRQPLSHSKYTEEETINIHEKNRDECSFNVRNYLTADEYSKFGERFPENFKRIGLLGRGGFSVEIWFGSYFFEKGGEAREEFENHIGINNICRLYSHEIRTVDSWLYYEIVYKELIHRMVENQNELKILMMEVCKALFLINSHNIVHSDLKTENILLRTKREDDTRDVSFIRGVKLIDFGSSFLFTNLKQFSMATPEYMPPEILNYILFQNKLDYDEQMLKKMEKYKNPWIIDIWSLGCIILEIVTGVPLWMSIETKIDDKQMPRVTGLFAVKNRVFSKIIQKQIEVVNNLDYHLDHHVQRMPFRTTRESASRRTFGECSRGCWT